The nucleotide sequence TGAATCCAATCCGAATTCCTTTCTGCGCCATTGTGGCCCTGTCCGCATGCACGCACTTCAACAACGAGCCTGCCGTCAGCTTTCTCGGCGATCCCGCTCCGGACACAGCGGCAACCCAGATAATCGAAATCCGTCCCGACACGAAATGGGTCAACGTGACGGGCGGTGAGATCGTGAAGTTTGTCGTCGGCGGCAAGTCCTTTGCCTGGGCCTTCAATGTGGGCACCGGTGTCAGCCATTTCGATCTCAGCCGTGTCGCGCCCCCCGGTGTGCTTAACCGCCCGGTATTCGTCTATCTGGCGCCCGACCCGCGTTATATCGGCGGCGGGGATGACGGCGATCGCGGAACGGGTTCATGACGCTTAGTGATGTTCCGCGACGCAATCGTCAAGGAACTGTTCCTTGTACGCCCGACAGATCGCCCGCACTTCCGCAATCTCGGTTTCAAGGATGTCCCGACTACGGGCTGATGTGTCCGG is from Verrucomicrobiia bacterium and encodes:
- a CDS encoding CzcE family metal-binding protein — translated: NPIRIPFCAIVALSACTHFNNEPAVSFLGDPAPDTAATQIIEIRPDTKWVNVTGGEIVKFVVGGKSFAWAFNVGTGVSHFDLSRVAPPGVLNRPVFVYLAPDPRYIGGGDDGDRGTGS